In Miscanthus floridulus cultivar M001 chromosome 5, ASM1932011v1, whole genome shotgun sequence, one genomic interval encodes:
- the LOC136454027 gene encoding germin-like protein 1-3 — protein sequence MANKLSTSLLAACIAATVLLALAAPAVLAGDPDMLQDICVADYKSLQGPLRLNGFPCKRPENVTANDFFSDVLATPGNTGNVVGSAVTSANVEKLPGLNTLGVSVSRIDYAPWGVNPPHVHPRATEVIFILQGSLDVGFVTTANRLYARTVCAGEVFVFPRGLVHYQRNNGDGPAAVLSAFDSQLPGTQPVAEALFGASPPVPTDVLARSFQIDGGLVEAIKSKFPPK from the exons ATGGCCAACAAGCTCTCCACTTCCCTCCTCGCTGCCTGCATCGCCGCCACCGTCCTCCTGGCGCTCGCCGCACCTGCAGTGCTCGCCGGCGACCCCGACATGCTCCAGGACATCTGCGTCGCCGACTACAAATCCCTCCAGGGCC CACTGCGGCTGAACGGATTCCCGTGCAAGAGGCCGGAGAACGTGACGGCGAACGACTTCTTCTCCGACGTGCTGGCGACCCCGGGCAACACGGGCAACGTGGTGGGGTCCGCTGTGACGTCGGCGAACGTTGAGAAGCTCCCGGGGCTCAACACGCTGGGCGTGTCGGTGTCGCGCATCGACTACGCGCCGTGGGGCGTGAACCCGCCGCACGTCCACCCGCGCGCCACCGAGGTCATCTTCATCCTCCAGGGCTCCCTCGACGTCGGCTTCGTCACCACCGCCAACCGCCTCTACGCGCGCACCGTCTGCGCCGGCGAGGTCTTCGTCTTCCCCCGGGGGCTCGTCCACTACCAGAGGAACAATGGCGACGGCCCCGCCGCGGTGCTCTCCGCCTTCGACAGCCAGCTGCCCGGCACGCAGCCCGTCGCCGAGGCCCTCTTCGGCGCGTCGCCGCCCGTGCCCACCGACGTGCTCGCCAGGAGCTTCCAGATCGACGGAGGACTCGTGGAGGCCATCAAGTCCAAGTTCCCGCCCAAGTAA
- the LOC136455572 gene encoding uncharacterized mitochondrial protein AtMg00810-like gives MGEAKPLSTPMSMTMALDEDKEGEAVDQKEYRSMIGSLLYLTATRPDIQFDVCLCARLQASSRTSHRQAVKRIFRYLRFTPEFGLWFSTSSSLSLCGYSDADYAGC, from the coding sequence atgggtgaggcgaagcccCTCTCAACACCCATGTCAATGACTATGGCCTTGGATGAAGACAAGGAAGGCGAGGCGGTGGACCAGAAGGAGTACAGGAGCATGATTGGCTCCCTCCTCTACTTGACAGCAACACGACCCGACATCCAGTTTGACGTGTGCTTGTGCGCCCGTTTACAGGCTTCTTCGCGCACTTCACATCGGCAGGCCGTCAAGCGGATTTTTAGGTATCTCCGGTTCACTCCTGAATTTGGCCTTTGGTTTTCCACTTCTTCTTCGCTTTCTCTCTGTGGTTACTCGGACGCCGACTATGCTGGTTGTTGA